From Shewanella psychrophila, a single genomic window includes:
- a CDS encoding putative bifunctional diguanylate cyclase/phosphodiesterase, translating to MDQWSQLLSKLTSDRPSLSKKLETWLRQADSPPLAIIKGYHFIAANLVTLEYFQTQTDNFVNATPYDFSPRIQSSGRNSVEFSQKMIRQAAEGNIIEFDWLHLSQRGTELPTKVSLFPFKLEEETVILAQFIATNRRSKARTITGNGFDALPKELMSITLEDGAEAVYITNAKHQIIAVNKAMCRISGYSADQLLFNSTELLELRKHTPAEEEEYNNALEERGSWQGEVWKQRSNGSEFPAWKSCRKISADGHIYYVTIFSDISAKKKLEAKLTEQAMYDALTGLPNRFHLKLLLNQALQEIKDNPNEIGALMFLDLNGFKNINDCFGHATGDKVLQLVSARLEASCIEKAEIARLGGDEFTLVIQGCHDRSEVEAFSKQIMTLFDAPFEINDQKFYLGTSIGIALFPEHSDQATKLLSLADTAMYSAKKSPQHVLFYDIAMHEEAERKLTLLSELRHAHSLKQFKLAYQVIVNLECNTVIGAEALLRWQKNNGEIIKACDFVPLLEETGLLISIGQWVLKQACQQVSEWRKSHAPDLKVCVNVSPMQLEHPDFVEHVNQALIISSLPAEALVLEITESALLRQPERVKSTLSQLKKLGVSIAIDDFGAGLSSLSKLGSLPIDSLKIDAGFARRLSEPQGKQLCQAMIQLAQALDISFVVEGIETKQQKEILEQMGKGFGQGYFFGHPKTADNFTSESFS from the coding sequence ATGGACCAATGGTCTCAGCTATTATCTAAGCTAACTTCAGATAGGCCAAGCTTATCAAAGAAGCTTGAAACTTGGTTACGACAAGCAGACTCACCTCCATTAGCCATAATCAAAGGCTATCACTTTATCGCGGCTAATCTGGTTACGTTAGAGTACTTTCAGACCCAAACCGATAACTTCGTCAACGCGACTCCCTATGACTTTTCACCTCGAATTCAATCTTCCGGCCGCAATAGTGTCGAATTTTCTCAGAAGATGATCCGCCAAGCTGCCGAAGGTAATATCATTGAATTTGACTGGCTTCATCTGAGTCAGCGAGGAACGGAGCTACCAACGAAAGTATCTCTCTTCCCGTTTAAACTGGAGGAAGAAACGGTCATTTTGGCGCAGTTCATTGCCACCAACAGGCGAAGTAAAGCCAGAACTATTACCGGAAACGGTTTCGACGCCTTGCCTAAAGAGTTGATGTCTATCACATTAGAAGACGGTGCCGAGGCTGTTTATATCACCAATGCAAAACACCAAATAATTGCCGTGAATAAAGCTATGTGCCGCATCAGTGGTTATAGCGCGGATCAACTTCTTTTTAACAGCACTGAACTTCTCGAGTTACGAAAACATACGCCTGCCGAAGAGGAGGAGTACAACAACGCTCTAGAGGAACGTGGTAGCTGGCAAGGTGAAGTCTGGAAACAAAGATCTAATGGTTCAGAGTTCCCGGCATGGAAAAGTTGCCGAAAGATATCAGCCGATGGACACATCTATTATGTCACCATATTCAGTGATATCAGTGCCAAGAAAAAATTAGAGGCTAAACTGACCGAACAGGCCATGTATGATGCACTCACTGGTTTACCTAATCGGTTTCACCTAAAATTGTTACTGAATCAGGCCCTACAAGAGATCAAAGACAATCCGAATGAAATTGGTGCCTTGATGTTCCTCGACCTCAATGGTTTCAAGAATATTAATGATTGTTTTGGTCATGCTACTGGTGACAAGGTATTACAACTGGTTTCAGCAAGACTAGAGGCGAGTTGCATTGAAAAGGCCGAAATCGCTCGCCTTGGCGGCGATGAATTCACCTTAGTGATACAAGGTTGTCATGATAGAAGCGAAGTCGAAGCATTTTCAAAGCAGATAATGACGCTGTTTGATGCCCCGTTCGAGATTAACGATCAGAAGTTTTATCTGGGTACCAGTATAGGAATAGCCCTTTTTCCTGAACATAGTGATCAAGCCACCAAACTACTCAGCCTGGCCGATACAGCCATGTACAGTGCCAAGAAAAGCCCACAGCACGTGCTATTTTATGACATTGCTATGCATGAAGAAGCTGAGAGAAAACTCACCTTACTCAGTGAGCTGCGTCACGCTCACAGCCTAAAACAATTTAAGCTCGCCTATCAAGTGATCGTTAATTTAGAGTGTAATACGGTTATCGGTGCCGAAGCCCTACTGCGCTGGCAAAAAAACAATGGTGAAATCATCAAGGCCTGCGACTTTGTGCCATTACTGGAAGAAACTGGCCTACTCATCTCCATTGGCCAATGGGTACTCAAGCAAGCTTGTCAGCAGGTTTCTGAGTGGCGAAAGTCCCACGCTCCCGACCTCAAAGTCTGTGTCAATGTCTCACCTATGCAGCTTGAACACCCGGATTTTGTCGAGCACGTCAACCAAGCCTTAATCATAAGCTCACTCCCCGCTGAAGCCCTAGTACTTGAGATCACTGAGTCGGCACTCTTGAGACAACCAGAAAGAGTGAAGAGCACTTTATCTCAATTAAAAAAACTGGGCGTCAGCATCGCCATCGATGATTTTGGTGCAGGTCTTTCCTCCCTCAGTAAGCTCGGCAGTCTGCCGATAGATAGCTTAAAGATAGATGCAGGATTTGCACGTAGGCTCAGTGAGCCCCAAGGGAAGCAACTTTGTCAGGCGATGATCCAGCTAGCGCAGGCTTTAGATATCAGTTTTGTTGTTGAAGGTATCGAAACTAAACAACAAAAAGAGATATTAGAGCAGATGGGAAAAGGTTTCGGTCAGGGATACTTTTTTGGCCATCCTAAGACTGCAGATAACTTCACCTCTGAGAGTTTCTCATAA
- a CDS encoding HDOD domain-containing protein codes for MDSAALLSHIDELPRLPKAVSELIDLVNNDDASVAEITEKISHDPLVSARILRLVNSAHYGRSREVGSIDEAVVRLGMQTLRTLVIASAVIGAVPSIAGIDLGVFWGRTFEVSLYGQEMAKRCGAAPDMAFTCGILHDIGDLLIATIEPDKSLKVRELATDGDKKSLIEQEIFGYESAEVAALLAKNWKFSPELVEGIKYQNHPYKAEPFSKQAALLALSRMVLDEWDQVDKNERTCWLSQQATAVGLKMEVGGLQDKILGLRGKGFDIAKQLT; via the coding sequence ATGGATTCAGCTGCATTACTCAGCCACATTGATGAGTTACCTCGCTTACCTAAGGCGGTCAGCGAGCTAATCGATCTGGTTAATAATGATGATGCCTCGGTGGCAGAGATCACAGAAAAAATCTCACACGATCCCCTCGTTAGTGCCCGGATTTTACGTTTAGTCAATTCAGCGCATTATGGTCGTAGTAGGGAGGTAGGCTCGATCGATGAAGCTGTGGTTCGTCTAGGTATGCAAACCTTAAGAACCTTAGTGATAGCATCGGCAGTAATTGGCGCCGTACCTAGTATTGCTGGTATCGATTTGGGAGTGTTTTGGGGGCGGACCTTTGAGGTATCCCTGTATGGACAAGAGATGGCTAAGCGATGTGGTGCAGCCCCGGATATGGCATTTACCTGTGGCATATTACACGATATAGGCGATTTGTTAATTGCTACCATAGAGCCTGATAAATCGTTGAAAGTTCGTGAACTTGCAACTGATGGGGATAAAAAATCACTCATCGAGCAAGAGATTTTTGGGTACGAGTCGGCAGAAGTCGCCGCATTACTGGCAAAGAACTGGAAGTTTTCTCCCGAGCTTGTTGAGGGGATAAAGTATCAAAATCATCCATATAAAGCCGAGCCTTTCTCTAAGCAGGCTGCTTTATTAGCACTATCTCGTATGGTGCTAGATGAGTGGGATCAGGTTGATAAAAATGAGAGAACCTGTTGGCTATCCCAGCAAGCAACGGCAGTTGGCTTGAAAATGGAGGTGGGAGGGTTACAGGATAAGATACTGGGATTGAGAGGCAAGGGCTTCGATATTGCTAAGCAATTGACTTAA
- a CDS encoding TerB family tellurite resistance protein → MLAKLKQFLTSHSQAATPEEKARQLNLAAVSLLLEVVFADETLSEEEARMLPQLMTKALSLTQAEAEELIYEAKKIQGDSISLYEFTKEINEQCDVEQKQKLILAMWKLAYADGQLCQYEDQIIRRTADLLYLKHSELIQMRNIAIESQT, encoded by the coding sequence ATGTTAGCCAAATTAAAACAATTTCTAACGTCACACTCACAAGCAGCTACACCGGAAGAGAAAGCACGCCAATTAAACCTAGCCGCTGTGAGTTTACTGCTCGAAGTTGTCTTTGCCGATGAGACCTTGAGTGAAGAAGAAGCCAGAATGCTGCCACAGCTGATGACTAAGGCTCTATCTCTTACACAAGCAGAAGCTGAAGAGTTAATCTATGAAGCCAAGAAGATACAAGGTGACTCAATATCTCTCTATGAATTTACCAAGGAGATAAATGAACAGTGCGACGTCGAGCAAAAACAAAAGTTGATATTGGCCATGTGGAAATTAGCCTATGCCGACGGTCAATTGTGCCAGTATGAAGATCAAATAATTCGTAGAACTGCAGACTTACTCTATCTGAAACACAGCGAACTAATACAGATGCGTAATATCGCCATAGAAAGTCAGACTTAA
- a CDS encoding LysR family transcriptional regulator — MNLDNLARIDLNLLVILQVLLEEQSVTRAASRLHLSQSALSKSLNRLRDTLGDPLFHRTAHGLKPTAHALQLGQKLPDMLQGLYQITQPPHFTPASSNRQFSFAMVESAYETLLPYFIGSLLNNAPNLKLDTYGWMEQSMQALQKGQIDFGISGRDLHPQSDFQIDRLPDGISHKTLFTDKQICLVREKHPIISAVKTGQWDLQIYLEMSHVQVRCEGNDWWALDYHLANLGHRRKLSTTVPDFYGAASVCAHSDLIFTLPSSFARHAGKLYPLVELPLPFKFIPLAYVLLWNSRNNEEPGHKWIRETICKSVADAFEDQTLNDENCNN; from the coding sequence ATGAATTTAGACAACCTGGCGCGAATCGATCTCAACTTACTGGTCATATTGCAGGTGCTGTTGGAAGAACAAAGCGTCACCCGTGCTGCCAGTCGCCTACACTTGAGTCAATCTGCACTCAGCAAGAGCCTTAACCGCCTACGCGACACTCTGGGTGATCCACTGTTTCACCGCACCGCCCACGGATTAAAACCCACGGCCCATGCCCTACAGCTGGGTCAGAAGTTACCAGATATGCTCCAGGGCCTATATCAGATCACACAGCCTCCTCATTTCACCCCAGCAAGCAGTAATCGTCAGTTCTCTTTCGCTATGGTCGAAAGTGCCTATGAGACCTTATTACCCTATTTTATCGGCTCCCTACTCAACAATGCGCCAAACCTTAAACTCGATACCTATGGGTGGATGGAGCAATCCATGCAGGCGCTGCAGAAAGGACAAATTGATTTCGGCATTTCAGGAAGAGACCTACATCCACAGTCAGATTTTCAAATTGACAGGCTTCCCGACGGAATCTCTCACAAGACATTATTTACCGACAAGCAAATCTGCTTAGTTAGAGAGAAGCATCCAATAATTTCCGCTGTAAAAACAGGCCAATGGGATCTACAGATCTACTTGGAAATGTCCCATGTACAGGTACGCTGCGAAGGCAATGATTGGTGGGCACTGGACTATCATCTGGCAAACTTAGGCCATAGACGCAAACTGAGCACTACTGTACCCGACTTTTATGGCGCGGCCAGTGTGTGTGCCCATAGCGACCTAATATTCACCTTGCCATCTAGCTTTGCCCGCCATGCAGGCAAGCTGTATCCACTGGTCGAGCTGCCACTGCCATTCAAATTTATTCCATTGGCTTATGTACTGCTTTGGAATTCTCGTAATAACGAGGAGCCCGGCCATAAATGGATCAGAGAAACCATATGTAAGAGTGTCGCCGATGCTTTCGAAGATCAGACTCTCAATGACGAAAATTGTAATAATTAG
- the yjeH gene encoding L-methionine/branched-chain amino acid transporter gives MDQVKGTIGRWQGAGLMATTLLGTGVFILPQMTIATAGNDALIAWLLLTLAIIPVALVFGRLAGAFPHAAGPAYFVEKAFGRTAGRTIGLIFLLVVPLGALAAILMTFQFVDAMVPISGWSQVVMQLGLLIVLFFLNFRGIHVSAKLQFVLTIAIVSVVVLMFGAGGLNLHKLESISLGTTSDAGLIMAAAGIAFWSFLGIEAMTHLANDFKDPKKDMIPAMMIGIVLVGVVYIACTGLLLLTQVETGTGLAMVTSFDNLLGGYGAQVIGILGIAGGLATVNVYTASVSRLVWSFSCEGILPRYFSSLNRHQVPVRSLFAVLFAMALVIVLTYVSGQELEHLIAWTNGVFVIIYLMAMLAAAKLLSKRYLPLVAMGSLFCIMLGFALGWSMLYAGLMTLVVAPILWWQKNHLSRKQLLQTA, from the coding sequence ATGGATCAGGTTAAGGGAACAATTGGGCGGTGGCAGGGTGCGGGCTTGATGGCAACTACGTTATTAGGTACTGGAGTGTTTATCTTGCCTCAGATGACAATAGCGACAGCGGGTAATGACGCCTTAATTGCATGGCTGTTACTAACACTTGCAATCATTCCTGTCGCACTGGTATTTGGTCGATTAGCAGGGGCTTTTCCCCATGCAGCGGGACCAGCATATTTTGTCGAGAAGGCATTTGGTCGGACGGCGGGGAGAACCATAGGATTGATTTTTCTCTTGGTTGTCCCACTAGGTGCCCTCGCCGCTATCTTAATGACATTTCAATTTGTTGATGCCATGGTGCCCATATCGGGCTGGAGTCAGGTTGTTATGCAATTGGGCTTGTTAATCGTGCTCTTTTTTCTTAATTTCAGAGGCATACATGTCTCGGCTAAGCTGCAATTTGTACTGACAATTGCCATTGTTAGTGTTGTAGTCTTGATGTTTGGAGCTGGTGGGTTGAATCTGCATAAGCTGGAGTCGATATCCTTAGGGACAACCAGTGATGCTGGTTTAATCATGGCGGCTGCGGGTATCGCTTTCTGGAGTTTCTTAGGGATAGAAGCTATGACTCACTTGGCAAATGACTTCAAAGATCCTAAGAAAGACATGATCCCAGCCATGATGATAGGTATTGTCTTAGTGGGTGTCGTTTATATCGCTTGTACAGGACTCTTGCTACTGACCCAAGTCGAGACCGGGACAGGCTTAGCCATGGTGACAAGCTTCGATAACCTGCTCGGAGGTTATGGGGCACAAGTGATTGGTATCTTAGGAATCGCTGGGGGATTAGCGACTGTAAATGTGTATACCGCCAGCGTTTCTCGCTTGGTGTGGAGTTTTAGTTGTGAGGGTATTCTTCCTAGATACTTTTCTTCGCTCAACCGTCATCAGGTTCCAGTCAGATCGCTGTTTGCGGTGTTATTCGCCATGGCATTAGTCATAGTCTTAACCTATGTTTCGGGGCAGGAACTTGAACACCTCATCGCATGGACCAATGGTGTGTTTGTCATCATCTATCTGATGGCTATGCTTGCTGCAGCTAAGCTTTTGAGTAAGCGTTACTTACCTTTGGTGGCGATGGGTAGCTTGTTTTGTATTATGCTTGGCTTCGCCTTGGGTTGGAGCATGCTCTATGCGGGGCTCATGACCTTAGTAGTCGCCCCTATCTTATGGTGGCAGAAGAATCATCTCTCACGCAAACAACTGCTTCAAACAGCTTAG
- a CDS encoding DUF2780 domain-containing protein, with translation MKLSAVIGLLLASTTLSTPATAGWFDDLFSAEKEKPQVVQPQSDDLVGSVMSQLGLNKSQAEGGLGSLLSLAKSTLGGDDFSSIADAIPGIDGLLSAAPALDNESGMSGLLAKAGDLGSSLQGGAQVYDAFEKLGISKELAAPMVDIVKGYLDSNAGEGTTDMLMKGLGAIL, from the coding sequence ATGAAACTATCAGCTGTGATCGGCCTACTACTCGCGAGCACGACATTAAGCACACCAGCGACTGCTGGTTGGTTTGATGACCTCTTTTCAGCAGAAAAAGAAAAACCACAAGTAGTGCAACCTCAAAGCGATGACCTTGTAGGCAGTGTCATGTCTCAGCTAGGACTCAACAAGTCCCAAGCAGAGGGTGGGTTAGGGAGTCTGCTATCTCTGGCCAAATCTACACTAGGCGGTGATGACTTCTCCTCTATCGCCGATGCTATACCAGGTATAGATGGCCTACTATCTGCGGCTCCAGCCCTAGACAACGAATCAGGTATGTCTGGTTTATTGGCAAAAGCAGGTGATCTGGGCAGCTCGCTTCAAGGCGGTGCTCAGGTTTACGATGCCTTCGAAAAACTTGGCATATCGAAGGAACTCGCAGCTCCTATGGTCGATATAGTTAAAGGTTATTTAGATAGCAATGCTGGAGAGGGTACGACGGATATGCTTATGAAAGGCTTAGGTGCTATTCTTTAA
- a CDS encoding DUF4145 domain-containing protein, with protein sequence MLTDVDLVTQFSAELGHDYGIAKSYVKDVPTQALLLLRSLTHKLTDLLADSKGVKFAGPNLYDRIETLNSKRVIDVRITRTLHRLRGDGNRGAHPEKYHLTAEQLQQLSEKSIENLLKLIESLFKQVTGKPLPKYKFEAFDLLVGRDLCYRAVMQGEAEAQYLVGMSLKTRALMQQEQELALETLNDAEAVQLNSSTDNLAKAQYWFSLAADRNMDAMHEHGVALIHGYNGEADVVAGEKAIAVSAEAGVANAMALLGYFYLVGSETVAIDLDKAQEHLQGAADLDQAEAMANLGVLFYQQGDLLQANYFISQAAKAGFPHAQYHLALMLAKGEGTEIDLLSSDHWMKEAAEQGQLDAMFSRAQTILNDDGSTSAQLALAESYLREVIRYGHSVPAMIELSIALADGMLNKIDVVGSSALLKLARERANDEELSVIVPLWDSLLQQVENVLSVATKTEELATLKRAKELLSD encoded by the coding sequence GTGCTTACTGATGTAGACTTAGTGACTCAATTTTCTGCCGAGTTAGGTCATGATTACGGTATAGCTAAGAGCTATGTAAAAGATGTGCCAACCCAGGCATTGCTGCTGCTTCGTAGCCTTACCCATAAATTAACGGATCTGCTAGCTGACTCCAAAGGAGTTAAGTTCGCGGGTCCAAATTTATATGACAGAATAGAAACCCTTAACAGTAAGCGTGTCATCGATGTACGTATTACCAGGACCTTGCATCGCTTACGGGGTGACGGTAATCGTGGAGCCCACCCGGAAAAATATCATCTGACAGCCGAACAGTTACAGCAGCTCAGTGAAAAATCCATAGAGAACTTATTAAAACTCATCGAATCTTTATTTAAGCAAGTAACGGGTAAGCCGCTGCCTAAGTATAAATTTGAGGCGTTTGACTTACTGGTTGGACGGGATCTCTGTTATAGAGCCGTGATGCAGGGAGAGGCTGAAGCTCAGTATCTTGTAGGAATGTCACTCAAGACCCGCGCCTTGATGCAGCAAGAACAAGAGCTGGCACTCGAGACTCTCAATGATGCAGAGGCTGTTCAATTAAACTCTTCCACTGACAACTTAGCCAAGGCTCAATATTGGTTTTCGCTGGCTGCCGATCGGAATATGGACGCTATGCATGAGCATGGTGTCGCCTTAATACACGGCTATAACGGTGAGGCCGACGTGGTAGCTGGAGAGAAGGCGATCGCTGTTTCTGCCGAGGCAGGTGTGGCTAATGCCATGGCCTTGTTAGGCTATTTCTATCTGGTAGGCAGTGAAACTGTCGCCATAGATCTCGATAAAGCCCAAGAGCATCTACAAGGTGCTGCCGATTTGGATCAAGCGGAAGCGATGGCAAACTTAGGTGTGTTGTTTTATCAGCAAGGTGATCTTCTTCAGGCTAATTACTTTATCTCTCAAGCCGCTAAGGCTGGCTTTCCCCATGCTCAATATCATCTCGCTCTGATGTTAGCAAAAGGAGAAGGCACAGAAATCGATCTGTTGTCCAGTGACCATTGGATGAAAGAGGCGGCTGAGCAAGGGCAGCTCGATGCCATGTTCTCTCGTGCTCAGACCATACTCAATGATGATGGCTCTACAAGTGCCCAGTTGGCGTTGGCGGAGTCTTATCTCAGAGAAGTTATTAGGTACGGTCATAGCGTCCCCGCCATGATTGAGCTCAGCATAGCGTTAGCTGATGGGATGCTAAATAAAATTGACGTGGTAGGCTCTTCTGCTCTGCTTAAGTTAGCCAGAGAGCGGGCGAATGATGAGGAGCTTTCGGTCATAGTGCCATTATGGGACTCTCTGTTACAACAGGTTGAAAATGTGCTTTCTGTTGCAACAAAAACCGAAGAGTTAGCCACCCTGAAAAGAGCGAAAGAACTGCTTTCTGACTAA
- a CDS encoding multidrug effflux MFS transporter, with amino-acid sequence MRRNLLPILMSMVVLSPLAIDIYLPSMPTMAAEFSVSSSEVQSTLVLFLFAMGVGQILIGPLADRYGRRPIAIFGVLLYGASSLFAAMAMEFHWLQLARVLQGLAACSTSIVVFSAVRDCFTPKEGARYYSYLNGVICVIPALAPTLGGLLALQFGWRSTFIFMTLYAIVMMIVVGYRLPETRPANTVTTGPLYRWSRYKPVLSEPHFMFYALCCMAGMASILSYVSYAPVWLIEHLGMSELTFSGLFGLNAAVNIAACFIAPMVMNKLGNRPTVMLALSTMLLSALSQVLVQIWGPQAGLAAAFSFMLPMMLLCIGFALLLGPATSMALSAFGERAGTATAMLGFIQMSGASLLAGLVQQTELTAPYAVALVMGGLAIMLLAMMAMPRLDNWHQEQHAH; translated from the coding sequence ATGCGTCGAAATCTGTTACCCATACTCATGTCAATGGTGGTGCTCAGTCCATTAGCCATAGATATTTACCTTCCTTCTATGCCGACGATGGCTGCAGAGTTCTCTGTCTCATCGAGTGAAGTCCAATCGACCTTAGTGTTGTTCCTATTCGCTATGGGCGTGGGGCAAATTCTAATTGGCCCACTAGCCGATCGGTATGGACGTCGGCCAATCGCCATTTTCGGTGTTTTACTCTACGGAGCTAGCAGCTTATTTGCGGCTATGGCCATGGAGTTTCATTGGTTGCAGTTGGCTAGAGTGCTTCAGGGGCTGGCGGCTTGTTCGACATCAATCGTTGTCTTCAGTGCAGTGAGAGATTGTTTTACTCCTAAAGAAGGTGCGCGATATTATAGTTATCTCAATGGGGTCATCTGTGTGATCCCTGCATTGGCTCCGACTCTCGGTGGTTTGCTGGCGTTGCAGTTTGGCTGGCGATCGACTTTCATCTTTATGACGCTCTACGCCATAGTGATGATGATAGTCGTAGGGTACCGCCTACCGGAAACTCGCCCAGCCAATACTGTTACTACGGGGCCACTTTACCGTTGGTCACGCTATAAACCTGTACTCAGCGAACCCCACTTCATGTTCTATGCATTATGTTGCATGGCTGGCATGGCCTCGATTTTGAGTTATGTTTCTTATGCTCCAGTTTGGTTGATCGAACATTTGGGTATGTCAGAGCTGACCTTCAGCGGTCTATTTGGCCTCAATGCAGCTGTCAATATAGCAGCCTGCTTCATAGCACCTATGGTGATGAATAAGTTAGGTAATCGTCCTACCGTCATGTTGGCTTTAAGTACCATGTTGTTATCGGCTCTATCGCAGGTGCTGGTTCAGATCTGGGGGCCACAAGCGGGTCTGGCTGCGGCATTTAGCTTTATGCTACCCATGATGCTGCTCTGTATCGGTTTTGCTCTACTGCTTGGTCCTGCAACTAGCATGGCACTGTCAGCATTCGGCGAAAGAGCCGGAACCGCAACGGCCATGCTTGGATTCATTCAGATGAGTGGCGCTTCTCTGTTGGCTGGGCTAGTACAACAGACAGAGCTAACGGCGCCCTATGCGGTTGCGTTGGTGATGGGAGGCTTAGCGATTATGCTATTAGCTATGATGGCCATGCCGCGTTTAGATAATTGGCATCAAGAGCAACATGCGCATTAA
- a CDS encoding tRNA-uridine aminocarboxypropyltransferase encodes MARPICPKCHYPLKACLCESIAPMHVSTELIVLQDPSEVGHAKNSVRLLSLVIPKTQVLVGEGADDFSNLRQYLDASTKPVYLVYPCDKSKSAEEERFDDEVILLLLDGTWKKAYKLLQLNPWLLQYPSLHLDLQSGSNYTIRKASRSDSLSTLEAAAMMLKAIEPELSVIPLTRALSAMVNQRLNSMPASVRKRYE; translated from the coding sequence GTGGCCCGCCCTATCTGCCCTAAATGTCATTACCCCTTGAAGGCTTGTCTCTGTGAGAGTATCGCGCCGATGCATGTTTCGACTGAGTTGATTGTGTTGCAAGATCCCAGTGAAGTAGGGCATGCAAAGAATAGTGTGCGCTTGTTATCCCTAGTTATCCCAAAGACCCAAGTCTTGGTTGGTGAGGGAGCCGATGATTTTTCCAATCTGCGTCAATATCTGGATGCCAGCACTAAGCCTGTTTATCTCGTTTATCCTTGTGATAAGAGTAAAAGTGCTGAGGAGGAGAGATTTGATGATGAGGTTATTTTGCTGTTGCTAGATGGCACTTGGAAGAAAGCTTATAAGTTGTTGCAGCTCAATCCCTGGTTACTTCAATACCCTTCCTTGCACCTAGATCTGCAGTCCGGATCGAATTACACCATTCGTAAGGCGAGCCGAAGTGATAGCCTCTCGACGTTGGAGGCGGCGGCCATGATGCTCAAGGCCATAGAGCCTGAATTGAGTGTGATTCCCTTGACTCGAGCATTGAGCGCCATGGTTAATCAACGCCTTAACTCTATGCCTGCGAGCGTGCGAAAGCGTTACGAGTAA